A single region of the Brassica rapa cultivar Chiifu-401-42 chromosome A03, CAAS_Brap_v3.01, whole genome shotgun sequence genome encodes:
- the LOC103860946 gene encoding LOW QUALITY PROTEIN: zinc finger protein 11 (The sequence of the model RefSeq protein was modified relative to this genomic sequence to represent the inferred CDS: substituted 1 base at 1 genomic stop codon), with protein MYGGAXMWNPSKVERLEDDDESWEVKAFEQDTKGNISGTTWPPRSYACNFCRREFRSAQALGGHMNVHRRDRASKAHQGPAAAVAARSGGRSRGGKKTFLSSCVLPTATLIIQSTASNNEGLSHFYQLQNPNSMFGHSSDTVNFHGSSSFPSSNLDFSVLNSPVEVPPRFIEYSTGDDESIGSMKETKRTSVGEPDLELRLGHNPP; from the coding sequence ATGTACGGAGGTGCATAGATGTGGAACCCTAGTAAAGTTGAAAGATTGGAGGATGATGATGAATCTTGGGAAGTCAAAGCCTTCGAGCAGGACACTAAAGGGAACATCTCTGGTACCACTTGGCCTCCAAGATCTTACGCTTGCAATTTCTGCCGCCGTGAGTTCCGTTCTGCTCAAGCCTTAGGCGGTCACATGAATGTCCACCGCCGTGACCGTGCCTCTAAGGCTCATCAAGGTCCTGCGGCTGCAGTTGCTGCTAGAAGCGGTGGCCGCAGCAGAGGCGGTAAGAAAACGTTTCTCAGTTCTTGTGTTCTGCCGACGGCAACACTTATAATCCAATCCACGGCGAGTAACAATGAAGGTTTGTCCCACTTCTACCAATTGCAAAACCCTAATAGCATGTTTGGTCATTCCAGTGATACGGTTAATTTTCATGGTTCGTCTTCGTTTCCTTCGAGCAACCTTGACTTTTCGGTATTGAATTCGCCGGTAGAGGTTCCTCCTCGGTTTATAGAATATTCAACAGGAGATGATGAGAGCATTGGCTCGATGAAAGAGACTAAAAGAACATCAGTGGGTGAGCCTGATCTTGAACTTCGACTAGGGCACAATCCACCGTGA
- the LOC103860945 gene encoding AT-hook motif nuclear-localized protein 23, with translation MAGLDLGTSFRYVNHQLHRPDLHLHHNSSSDDVTPGVGIGHFTADDEDNNHQGLDLASGGGGSGSSGGGHGGGGGDGVGRRPRGRPPGSKNKPKPPVIITRESANTLRAHILEVTNGCDVFDCVATYARRRQRGICVLSGSGTVTNVSIRQPSAAGAVVTLQGTFEILSLSGSFLPPPAPPGATSLTIFVAGGQGQVIGGSVVGELTAAGPVIVIAASFTNVAYERLPLEEDEQQHLGGGGGANGGGNLFPEVAGGGGGGLPFFNLPMNMQPNVQLPVEGWPGNSGGRGPF, from the coding sequence ATGGCTGGTCTTGATCTAGGCACATCTTTTCGTTACGTTAATCACCAGCTCCATCGTCCCGATCTCCACCTTCACCACAACTCCTCTTCCGATGACGTCACTCCTGGCGTCGGAATAGGTCATTTCACTGCAGACGACGAAGACAACAACCACCAAGGTCTTGACTTAGCCTCAGGTGGAGGAGGATCAGGAAGCTCCGGAGGAGGTCatggcggaggaggaggagacggtGTTGGCCGTCGTCCACGTGGCAGACCACCGGGATCCAAAAACAAACCGAAACCTCCGGTGATAATCACGCGCGAGAGCGCAAACACTCTTAGAGCTCACATTCTTGAAGTAACAAACGGCTGCGACGTTTTCGACTGCGTTGCGACTTACGCTCGTCGAAGGCAGCGAGGGATCTGCGTTTTGAGCGGTAGCGGAACTGTGACGAACGTCAGCATACGTCAGCCATCCGCGGCTGGAGCGGTTGTGACGCTACAAGGAACGTTCGAGATTCTTTCTCTCTCCGGATCGTTTCTTCCTCCTCCGGCTCCTCCCGGAGCAACGAGTTTGACTATATTCGTGGCCGGAGGACAAGGACAGGTCATTGGAGGAAGCGTCGTTGGTGAGCTTACGGCGGCTGGACCGGTGATTGTAATCGCTGCTTCGTTTACTAATGTTGCTTATGAGAGACTTCCTTTGGAAGAAGATGAGCAGCAACAtctcggaggaggaggaggagctaaCGGCGGAGGTAATTTGTTTCCGGAGGTTGCtggcggaggaggaggtggacTTCCGTTCTTTAATTTACCGATGAATATGCAACCAAATGTGCAACTTCCGGTGGAAGGTTGGCCGGGGAATTCAGGTGGAAGAGGTCCATTCTGA